The Mauremys reevesii isolate NIE-2019 unplaced genomic scaffold, ASM1616193v1 Contig1, whole genome shotgun sequence genome includes a region encoding these proteins:
- the LOC120392510 gene encoding zinc finger protein 501-like yields MEQGEELQIPDLSKGEDDESWPSPQTGGRLASVAGAEDAAPGRGGTSTDVELVGGAWQKDPAAGAEEAVPGGGARVEEAVPGGSADAEPAQHRDPTVRWPFKCGECGKSFRQSATLTRHQLLHASERPYVCTTCSKGFCDGAALAAHQRGHTGERPFPCLACGKAFAGSSALLVHQRVHTGERPYRCGECGQSFRQSAHLAQHQQGAHAGPRPHACAHCGRSFGLRCTLARHLRTHRVEQPHACPDCPRRFRHRAHLLRHRLAHTGERPFPCPVCGKAFALSATLLRHQLVHTGERPHRCEECGRSYTQSSYLRQHQRSAHAGQRPHTCPDCGQAFADRANLLRHQRGHTDARPHTCAECGRRFAQLASLVEHRRRHTGEKPHECPRCGRCFRHHSALLRHQRAHAGERPFRCAQCGRGFTRSSNLLLHQRVHAAE; encoded by the exons ATGGAGCAAGGGGAAGAGCTGCAAATCCCAGATCTCAGCAAAGGCGAGGACGACGAGAGCTGGCCGAGCCCCCAAACAG GTGGGAGGCTGGCGAgcgtggctggggcagaggatgctgcaCCGGGAAGGGGTGGCACCAGCACTGATGTGGAGCTGGTGGGAGGAGCATGGCAGAAAGACCCTGCTGCGGGGGCAGAGGAGGCGGTGCCAGGAGGCGGTGCCAGGGTGGAGGAGGCGGTGCCGGGAGGTAGCGCCGATGCAGAGCCGGCGCAGCACAGAGACCCCACCGTCAGGTGGCCCTTTAAATGCGGcgagtgtgggaagagcttccgGCAGAGCGCCACGCTGACCAGGCACCAGCTGCTGCATGCGAGCGAGAGGCCCTACGTCTGCACCACCTGCAGCAAAGGCTTTTGCGACGGCGCGGCGCTGGCCGCGCACCAACGGGGGCACACGGGCGAGCgccccttcccctgcctggcGTGCGGCAAGGCCTTTGCCGGCAGCTCGGCGCTGCTGGTGCATCAGCGCGTGCACACCGGCGAGCGTCCCTACCGCTGCGGGGAGTGCGGGCAGAGCTTCCGGCAGAGCGCCCATCTGGCGCAGCATCAGCAGGGCGCCCACGCCGGCCCGCGCCCCCACGCCTGCGCTCATTGCGGCAGGAGCTTCGGGCTGCGCTGCACGCTGGCGCGGCACTTGCGGACGCACCGTGTCGAGCAGCCCCACGCCTGCCCCGACTGCCCCCGCCGCTTCCGCCACCGCGCCCACCTGCTCCGGCACCGGCTGGCGCACACGGGCGAgcgccccttcccctgcccggTCTGCGGCAAAGCCTTTGCCCTGAGCGCCACGTTGCTGCGGCACCAGCTGGTGCACACGGGCGAGCGCCCCCACCGCTGTGAGGAGTGCGGGCGCAGCTACACGCAGAGCTCCTACCTGCGCCAGCACCAGCGCAGTGCCCACGCTGGCCAGCGCCCCCACACCTGCCCTGACTGCGGCCAGGCCTTCGCCGACCGCGCCAACCTCCTGCGGCACCAGCGGGGCCACACGGACGCCCGGCCCCACACCTGCGCTGAGTGCGGGCGGCGCTTTGCCCAGCTGGCCAGTCTGGTGGAGCACCGCCGGCGgcacacgggcgagaaacctcACGAGTGCCCCCGCTGCGGGCGCTGCTTCCGCCACCACTCGGCCCTGCTTCGCCACCAGCGCGCCCATGCCGGGGAGCGCCCCTTCCGCTGCGCGCAGTGCGGGCGTGGCTTCACCCGCAGCTCCAACCTCCTGCTGCACCAGCGGGTGCACGCTGCTGAGTGA
- the LOC120392529 gene encoding C-type lectin domain family 2 member D-like — MGPATGAAESEEPLQELRVDGNGHLETVGEPEPPCNNKKNQTGPVVVALIVVSSALIAAIIALAVQASKLSSADLCPACLDGWMGYQGKCYYFSETEGNWTYCQSRCSAPGAALAAIDSEQEMAFLLRHKDIHDHWIGLRREQGQPWKWTNSTIFNHTFRIRGGGDCAYLNDEKGVSSSRCYMERRWICSKLRCM; from the exons ATGGGGCCAGCAACTGGGGCTGCTGAGAGCGAAGAGCCGCTGCAGGAGTTGCGTGTTGATGGCAATGGACACCTGGAGACTGTCGGGGAGCCAG AACCTCCTTGTAACAACAAGAAAAATCAAACTGGTCCCGTTGTGGTTGCACTGATAGTTGTATCATCTGCTTTGATCGCTGCCATCATTGCTCTGGCAG TGCAGGCATCTAAGCTTTCATCAGCTGATCTGTGTCCTGCATGCCTGGATGGCTGGATGGGATACCAAGGGAAATGCTACTATTTCTCTGAGACTGAAGGGAACTGGACCTACTGCCAGAGCCGCTGCTCTGCACCGGGTGCCGCCTTGGCTGCGATCGACAGTGAGCAGGAAATG GCGTTCCTGCTGCGCCATAAGGATATCCATGACCACTGGATCGGCCTCCGGAGGGAGCAGGGTCAGCCCTGGAAATGGACCAACAGTACCATATTCAACCACAC GTTTCGGATAAGAGGAGGCGGCGACTGCGCGTATCTGAATGACGAGAAAGGGGTCAGCAGCTCACGGTGCTACATGGAAAGACGGTGGATCTGTAGCAAACTGAGGTGTATGTGA